Proteins encoded in a region of the Vitis riparia cultivar Riparia Gloire de Montpellier isolate 1030 chromosome 7, EGFV_Vit.rip_1.0, whole genome shotgun sequence genome:
- the LOC117917286 gene encoding salicylic acid-binding protein 2-like: MEKRERHFVLVHGACHGAWCWYKVTTFLRSAGHKVTALDLAAAGANGKRLDELNSISDYHEPLMKFMTSLVTGEKVILVAHSLGGVSVSVAMERFPQKISVAVFVSAYMPGPDFNLSTVYQELHQRRKVASMDTQYTLDRGPNNPPTSIIFSPEDLAAKIYQLSPPEDLTLATTLMRPNKLFRGENLLKETTVTREKYGTVRRVYIVCDKDNLLKEDFQRWMIKNNPPDEVKVILGSDHMPMFSKPLDLCAYLQEITESYS, from the exons ATGGAGAAAAGAGAGAGGCATTTTGTGTTGGTTCATGGAGCCTGTCATGGAGCATGGTGTTGGTATAAGGTGACAACTTTTCTAAGATCTGCTGGTCACAAGGTCACTGCCTTGGACCTAGCCGCTGCCGGTGCCAATGGAAAGCGATTAGACGAGCTGAATTCAATTTCAGACTACCAtgaaccattgatgaaattcatgACCTCACTCGTAACCGGGGAGAAGGTGATCCTGGTGGCTCACAGCTTGGGTGGGGTCAGCGTATCGGTTGCTATGGAGAGGTTCCCTCAGAAAATTTCTGTCGCAGTTTTCGTTTCTGCTTATATGCCGGGTCCTGATTTCAATCTTTCCACTGTTTATCAAGAG CTTCACCAGAGACGTAAGGTTGCTTCCATGGATACGCAGTACACGTTAGATAGAGGGCCCAACAATCCTCCAACCTCCATCATATTTAGCCCGGAGGACTTGGCGGCCAAGATTTATCAGCTCTCCCCACCTGAG gaTTTGACGCTTGCAACCACGTTGATGAGGCCCAACAAGCTCTTTAGAGGAGAAAATTTGCTTAAGGAAACAACAGTGACTAGGGAAAAGTATGGAACAGTTCGTCGAGTTTACATAGTGTGTGATAAGGACAATCTACTGAAGGAGGATTTTCAGCGATGGATGATAAAGAATAATCCACCAGATGAGGTGAAGGTGATTTTGGGTTCAGATCACATGCCCATGTTCAGTAAGCCATTGGACCTATGTGCTTATTTGCAGGAAATAACTGAGAGTTATTCTTAG
- the LOC117919389 gene encoding salicylic acid-binding protein 2-like: MEKRERHFVLVHGACHGAWCWYKVATLLRSAGHRVTALDLAAAGANGKRLDELNSISDYYEPLIEFMTSLVTGEKVILVAHSLGGVSVSVAMERFPQKISVAVFVAALMPGPDLNLPTVLQELHQSSVGASLDTQYTFDRGPNNPPTSLIFGPEYLAANLYQLSPPEDLMLATMLMRPINVFNGENLLTETTVTKEKYGTVRRVYIMCDKDKMLEEDFQRWMIKNNLSDEVKVILGSDHMPMFCKPLDLCAYLQEMVESYS, encoded by the exons ATGGAGAAAAGGGAGAGGCACTTTGTATTAGTTCATGGAGCCTGTCATGGGGCATGGTGTTGGTATAAGGTGGCAACTTTGCTGAGATCTGCTGGTCACAGAGTCACTGCCTTGGACCTCGCGGCTGCCGGTGCCAATGGAAAGCGACTAGACGAGCTTAATTCAATTTCAGACTACTATGAACCATTGATTGAGTTCATGACCTCACTCGTAACCGGGGAAAAGGTGATCCTGGTAGCTCACAGCTTGGGTGGGGTTAGCGTATCGGTTGCAATGGAGAGGTTCCCTCAGAAAATTTCTGTGGCAGTTTTCGTAGCTGCTCTAATGCCGGGTCCTGATTTAAATCTTCCCACTGTTCTTCAAGAG CTTCACCAGAGCAGTGTGGGTGCTTCCTTGGATACGCAGTACACCTTCGACAGAGGGCCCAACAATCCTCCAACCTCCCTGATATTTGGCCCGGAGTACTTGGCAGCCAATTTGTATCAGCTCTCCCCACCTGAG GATTTGATGCTTGCAACCATGTTGATGAGGCCCATCAATGTCTTTAATGGAGAAAATTTGCTGACGGAAACAACAGTGACTAAGGAAAAGTATGGAACGGTTCGTCGAGTTTATATTATGTGTGATAAGGATAAGATGCTAGAAGAGGATTTTCAGCGAtggatgataaaaaataatctatcgGATGAGGTGAAAGTGATTTTGGGTTCAGATCACATGCCCATGTTCTGTAAGCCATTGGATCTATGTGCTTATTTGCAAGAAATGGTTGAAAGTTATTCTTAA
- the LOC117917288 gene encoding uncharacterized protein LOC117917288: MYISGKDKLGYINGDFLQLEPTDSTFRQWRTENEIVKGWLINSMDPTLISNFIRFPHAKMVWDSVATTYFDGTDTSQVYDLKRRVTKMRQAGGSIEKYYNDLQGLWREIDFRCPNPMKCATDIQKYNTILQEDRVYIFLDGLDDRLDKIQSDVLHIRHFPTIEQAYAHVRREEIRQAMMLIGTDTTGAVMASKGVKIGQQQPPSLQLSKNGFIGAGKLNTNTRAKTQ; this comes from the coding sequence ATGTATATCTCGGGCAAAGACAAATTGGGATATATCAATGGTGATTTCCTACAACTTGAACCTACAGATTCGACTTTCCGACAATGGCGAACTGAGAATGAAATTGTCAAAGGGTGGCTGATCAATTCTATGGACCCGACCTTGATCAGTAATTTCATTCGCTTCCCACATGCAAAAATGGTATGGGATTCTGTTGCTACTACTTACTTTGATGGAACTGATACTTCACAAGTATATGATCTAAAAAGACGGGTGACTAAAATGAGACAAGCCGGAGGATccattgaaaaatattacaatGATCTTCAAGGCTTGTGGAGAGAAATTGATTTTCGGTGTCCTAACCCGATGAAGTGTGCCActgatatacaaaaatataatacaatccTACAAGAAGACAGAGTCTATATTTTTCTTGATGGATTGGATGATCGGCTGGACAAGATTCAAAGTGATGTGCTACACATACGTCATTTTCCTACCATAGAACAGGCCTATGCTCATGTTCGACGAGAGGAGATCCGACAGGCCATGATGCTCATAGGTACAGACACGACTGGAGCTGTTATGGCATCAAAAGGAGTcaagataggacaacaacaACCACCCTCTCTGCAGTTATCCAAAAATGGCTTTATAGGTGCTGGAAAACTGAATACCAACACCAGAGCCAAGACCCAATAA
- the LOC117917287 gene encoding salicylic acid-binding protein 2-like — translation MEKRERHFVLVHGACHGAWCWYKVATLLRSVGHRVTALDLAAAGANGKRLDELNSISDYYEPLIGFMTSLVTGEKVILVAHSLGGVSVSVAMERFPQKISVAVFVAALMPGPDLNLPSVIQELHQRSPGASMDTQYTFDRGPNNPPTSVIFGPEYLAAKLYQLSPPEDLTLATMLMRPINGENLLKKITVTKEKYGTIRRVYIVCDKDNVLEEDFQRWMIKNNLTDEVKVILGSDHMPMFCKPLELCAYLQEIVESYS, via the exons ATGGAGAAAAGGGAGAGGCACTTTGTATTAGTTCATGGAGCCTGTCATGGAGCATGGTGTTGGTATAAGGTGGCAACTTTGCTGAGATCTGTTGGTCACAGAGTCACTGCCTTGGACCTCGCGGCTGCCGGTGCCAATGGAAAGCGATTAGACGAGCTTAATTCAATTTCAGACTACTATGAACCATTGATTGGGTTCATGACCTCACTCGTAACCGGGGAAAAGGTGATCCTGGTAGCTCACAGCTTGGGTGGGGTCAGCGTATCGGTTGCAATGGAGAGGTTCCCTCAGAAAATTTCTGTGGCAGTTTTCGTAGCTGCTCTAATGCCGGGTCCTGATTTAAATCTTCCCAGTGTTATTCAAGAG CTTCACCAGAGAAGTCCGGGTGCTTCCATGGATACGCAGTACACGTTCGATAGAGGGCCCAACAATCCTCCAACCTCCGTGATATTTGGCCCGGAGTACTTGGCAGCCAAGCTTTATCAGCTCTCCCCACCTGAG GATTTGACACTTGCAACCATGTTGATGAGGCCCATCAATGGAGAAAATTTGCTGAAGAAAATAACGGTGACTAAGGAAAAGTATGGAACGATTCGTCGAGTTTATATCGTGTGTGATAAAGATAATGTGCTAGAAGAGGATTTTCAGCGAtggatgataaaaaataatctaacgGATGAGGTGAAAGTGATTTTGGGTTCAGATCACATGCCCATGTTCTGTAAGCCATTGGAGCTATGTGCTTATTTGCAAGAAATAGTTGAAAGTTATTCTTAG